Proteins encoded within one genomic window of Triticum aestivum cultivar Chinese Spring chromosome 2D, IWGSC CS RefSeq v2.1, whole genome shotgun sequence:
- the LOC123050887 gene encoding glycosyltransferase BC10: MKQLKPRRVGAGDEEAAAGVVVPPAPRKDYCCWSSWCLLKALTLLLVLLTGVLIGFGASANISRYYYYTLLTGTSTSSSSPPSLISSNSPTPPSTLAMSSEQHISQPFMSFVHPGSPEGHSMTDAELFWRASMVPRVEEYPYQRVPKVAFLFLTRGPLPFARLWERFFRGHEGLYSVYVHALPEYVLNVSATSPFYGRQIPSRDVSWGSITLVDAEKRLLANALLDHSNQRFVLVSESCVPVFNFPTVYEYLINSAHSYVESYNIDVPQCAGRYNPRMAPDVTEQQWRKGSEWFELSRELAVDIVADRRYYHVFRMHCTPSCYPDEHYIPTYLHLVHGPRNANRTITWVDWSRGGPHPARYGKASVTKEFIQAIRNNGTQCLYNGRPTTVCYLFARKFAPSALGTLINLTTTLLDF; the protein is encoded by the coding sequence ATGAAGCAGCTCAAGCCTCGGCGAGTGGGCGCcggggacgaggaggcggcggcgggggtggtGGTGCCGCCGGCGCCGCGCAAGGACTACTGCTGCTGGTCGTCGTGGTGCCTTTTGAAGGCCTTGACCCTGCTGCTGGTGCTCCTCACGGGCGTGCTCATCGGCTTCGGCGCCAGCGCCAACATCTCCCGCTACTACTACTACACCTTGTTAACGGGCACGAGCACGTCGTCTAgctcgccgccgtcgctgatctcgAGCAACAGCCCGACGCCGCCGTCGACGCTGGCCATGTCGTCGGAGCAGCACATCAGCCAGCCGTTCATGTCGTTCGTGCACCCGGGGTCGCCGGAGGGGCACTCGATGACGGACGCGGAGCTCTTCTGGCGCGCCTCCATGGTGCCGCGGGTGGAGGAGTACCCGTACCAGCGGGTGCCCAAGGTGGCGTTCCTGTTCCTGACGCGCGGGCCACTGCCGTTCGCCCGGCTGTGGGAGCGCTTCTTCCGGGGGCACGAGGGGCTCTACTCGGTGTACGTGCACGCGCTGCCGGAGTACGTGCTCAACGTGTCGGCGACGTCGCCCTTCTACGGCAGGCAGATCCCCAGCCGGGACGTGTCGTGGGGGTCCATCACCCTCGTCGACGCCGAGAAGCGGCTGCTCGCCAACGCTCTCCTCGACCACTCCAACCAGCGGTTCGTGCTGGTGTCGGAGAGCTGCGTGCCGGTGTTCAACTTCCCGACGGTGTACGAGTACCTCATCAACTCGGCGCACAGCTACGTGGAGTCGTACAACATCGACGTGCCGCAGTGCGCGGGGCGGTACAACCCGCGGATGGCCCCCGACGTGACGGAGCAGCAGTGGCGCAAGGGGTCGGAGTGGTTCGAGCTCAGCCGGGAGCTGGCGGTGGACATCGTGGCGGACCGGCGCTACTACCACGTCTTCCGCATGCACTGCACCCCCTCCTGCTACCCCGACGAGCACTACATCCCGACCTACCTCCACCTCGTGCACGGGCCGCGCAACGCCAACCGGACCATCACATGGGTCGACTGGTCACGCGGCGGCCCGCACCCGGCCCGCTACGGCAAGGCCTCCGTCACAAAGGAGTTCATACAGGCCATACGCAACAACGGCACCCAGTGCCTCTACAACGGACGGCCCACCACCGTGTGCTACCTCTTCGCAAGAAAGTTCGCGCCCAGCGCGCTCGGCACGCTCATCAACCTCACCACCACCCTACTCGACTTCTGA